In one window of Clarias gariepinus isolate MV-2021 ecotype Netherlands chromosome 10, CGAR_prim_01v2, whole genome shotgun sequence DNA:
- the scocb gene encoding short coiled-coil protein B: protein MNSDIDGMLYDSGDLENQVELEEKTRLINQVLELQNTLEDLSARVDAVKEENLKLKSENQVLGQYIENLMSASSVFQTTDSKSKRK from the exons ATGAACTCTGATATAGACG GGATGCTCTATGATTCAGGTGATTTGGAAAACCAGGTGGAGTTGGAGGAGAAGACGAGGCTCATAAACCAGGTCCTGGAGCTGCAGAACACTCTGGAGG ATCTCTCAGCACGAGTGGACGCCGTGAAGGAGGAAAACCTCAAGCTCAAGTCTGAGAACCAGGTTCTGGGTCAGTACATCGAGAACCTCATGTCCGCCTCCAGCGTCTTTCAGACCACCGACTCCAAAAGCAAACGGAAGTAA